The Bombus terrestris chromosome 4, iyBomTerr1.2, whole genome shotgun sequence genome has a window encoding:
- the LOC100645708 gene encoding dnaJ homolog subfamily A member 1: protein MVKETTFYDVLGVKPGCTQEDLKKAYRKLALKYHPDKNPNEGEKFKQISQAYEVLSNPEKKRIYDQGGEQALKEGGGGGNVFSSPMDIFDMFFGGGFGGRGRRRERKGQDVIHHLSVSLEELYKGTVRKLALQKNVICDKCEGIGGKKGSVEQCTTCHGSGMQVQIQQLGPGMLQHLQSICPDCKGQGDRINPRDRCKQCGGRKTIRDRKILEVHVDPGMVHNQRIVFAGEGDQEPDYEPGDIMIVLEEKEHEIFKRSRHDLIMRMQLELVEALCGFQKVIRTLDGRDLVITSYPGSVVKHGDLKCILNEGMPIYKDPFTHGRLIIQFVVNFPKSTDPSVISTLEQCLPPREEVIIPEGAEDCSLMDLDPDQEVKRREQRQAYEEDEGGSSGVQCATN from the exons atggtAAAAGAAACTACGTTTTATGATGTTTTGGGTGTGAAACCTGGATGTACACAGGAAGATTTGAAAAAGGCTTACAGAAAGCTTGCTTTAAAGTATCACCCTGATAAAAATCCTAATGAAGGAGAAAAA TTCAAACAAATCTCACAAGCGTATGAAGTATTGTCGAATCCGGAAAAGAAGAGAATTTATGATCAAGGCGGGGAACAAGCTTTAAAAGAAGGTGGTGGAGGAGGCAATGTGTTCTCTTCGCCAATGGATATCTTTGATATGTTCTTTGGTGGAGGTTTTGGTGGAAGGGGTCGTAGGAGAGAACGCAAGGGTCAAGATGTTATACATCACTTATCCGTTTCGCTAGAAGAATTGTATAAAGGAACCGTACGCAAGTTAGCTTTACAGAAAAATGTCATTTGTGATAAGTGCGAAG gtATTGGTGGGAAGAAAGGTTCTGTGGAACAATGTACAACATGTCATGGTTCTGGTATGCAAGTTCAAATACAGCAACTAGGACCTGGAATGCTACAGCATCTGCAAAGTATATGTCCAGACTGTAAAGGTCAAGGAGACCGTATTAATCCACGTGATCGCTGCAAACAATGTGGCGGCAGAAAAACCATTAGAGATAGGAAGATTTTGGAAGTTCATGTCGACCCAGGTATGGTACATAACCAGAGGATTGTTTTCGCTGGAGAAGGTGACCAAGAACCAGATTACGAGCCAGGAGATATTATGATTGTTCTTGAAGAGAAAGAACACGAAATTTTTAA gcGTTCGCGTCACGATTTAATTATGAGGATGCAATTGGAGCTTGTAGAAGCTCTTTGTGGGTTCCAGAAAGTAATTCGCACTTTAGACGGGAGAGACTTAGTAATAACTTCATATCCTGGATCTGTTGTAAAACATGGAGACTTAAAGTGCATTCTGAATGAGGGAATGCCGATTTACAAAGATCCTTTCACACATGGCAGGCTTATAATTCAATTTGTAGTGAATTTCCCAAAATCTACGGACCCGTCTGTCATTTCAACACTCGAACAATGTTTACCACCAAGAGAAGAGGTTATAATTCCAGAGGGAGCAGAAGATTGCTCTCTTATGGACTTGGATCCAGATCAAGAAGTGAAGCGAAGAGAACAACGACAAGCGTATGAGGAAGACGAAGGAGGTTCTTCCGGAGTTCAATGTGCCACGAATTAA
- the LOC100645589 gene encoding uncharacterized protein LOC100645589, which yields MFENVSPDQKDEHYGDDEFIEEFEHKPLLTCVPKVEPLCSSTTDLIEDTSNVRGEVTPIPLTIPYKVKDPIILLERCDKIWETLKVIKNVQGTTKIDTSNALPSEITTSKPLYIEYQPVLGNNNTELPNFKFYVKSKKKLFHCSICGRQYTENRRLRYHSEKIHGIYIAPRRYLKNPDKVKEKDPNIVEKEEDNFEKVSLKKSENKLHTEASLLQYMSSSNNNNTVVPNLHSRRSKSNGLACNNNDIHINGTTQNEQEKKLTKEVRQNEKVICTRNSTALSTCTLCQQVVRNIRKHLTDYHKIESPDFMLKNLNETCTVLKSNKLKRKFSNDENETVGKVIAKEHDIQNKRRKLCRKRRQGSRQCDICLGIYTMRSFYEHIRIHRSRGETKENFHLSRNRYFNSPIYLQSKFSSMHTPFEYTNNDNSEFHKNKEKILQNENKSNNISDIKYYDKHKHICLCGRIFRNPYTLFMHKKTCTFTNDVKQPVIESNVNRKSRYDTRSGSGRDSGLGINITIKRKDDSYEIIDKDNTSEDNVTSLQLQDINHPKDFNVSNEVLKLSKYSEKHSILKIQSADENIDIDIEEDSQTNSCNDISCSSSEIVSNLCKEEKQQETKTEPNDISYKKDVKSKLGKQSNSVTVNFAKRYNICVCGSKFYTKKALEIHTNKHHSRSQLLCGYCKISLPDAIAWNKHWCSVNEGKRFIFVPMELKCHHCSDILNTYKKFDEHIKHKHFDPVVPFQCFYCSKRFSNTTSRKIHFDTDHEVTTCSICNNKCYDVMKSRHEAYHYGLGFPCHYCKRTYGSRKYLLRHMRRVPHHSLLSSMESIIN from the exons ATGTTCGAAAACGTATCTCCTGATCAAAAAGATGAACATTACGGAGATGATGAATTTATTGAAGAATTTGAACATAAACCATTACTAACATGTGTACCTAAAGTAGAACCTCTATGTTCTAGTACAACTGATTTAATTGAAGATACATCAAATGTG AGAGGAGAGGTAACACCAATTCCTTTGACTATTCCATATAAAGTAAAAGATCCCATTATTTTACTTGAAAGATGTGATAAAATATGGGAAACactaaaagttataaaaaatgtacaaGGTACAACTAAGATTGATACATCTAATGCACTGCCATCGGAAATAACAACTTCAAAACCATTATATATCGAATACCAACCAGTATTAGGTAACAACAACACGGAATTgccaaattttaaattttatgtgaAATCCAAAAAAAAGTTATTTCATTGTTCTATATGTGGAAGGCAATATACTGAAAATCGGAGGTTGAGATATCATTCAGAAAAAATACATGGTATTTACATAGCACCAAGACGATATCTCAAAAATCCTGataaagtgaaagaaaaagatCCTAATATTGTTGAGAAAGAGGAAGATAATTTTGAAAAGGTTTCATTaaagaaaagtgaaaataaattacatactGAGGCttcattattacaatatatgtcgtcatcaaataataataatacagttGTCCCAAATCTTCACTCAAGAAGAAGTAAATCTAATGGTCTTGCATGCAATAATAATGATATTCATATCAATGGAACTACACAAAATGaacaagaaaagaaattaactaAAGAAGTAAGacaaaatgaaaaagtaatCTGTACACGGAATTCTACAGCTTTATCAACATGCACATTGTGTCAACAGGTTGTAAGGAATATAAGAAAACACTTAACTGATTATCATAAAATTGAATCCCCTGATTTTATGTTAAAGAATTTAAATGAAACATGTACTGTCTTAAAaagcaataaattaaaaagaaaattttctaatgACGAAAACGAAACTGTGGGTAAAGTTATTGCAAAAGAACatgatattcaaaataaaagaagaaaattatgcAGGAAACGCAGGCAAGGCTCTCGTCAATGTGACATATGCCTTGGTATTTATACAATGAGGAGTTTTTATGAACATATACGTATTCATCGTAGTCGtggagaaacgaaagagaatTTCCATTTATCCAGAAACAGATATTTCAATTCTCCCATATACTTACAATCGAAATTCAGTTCTATGCACACGCCTTTTGAATATACAAATAATGATAATTCTGAATTCCATAAgaataaagagaaaattttgcaaaatgagAATAAGAGTAACAATATatcagatataaaatattatgacaaACATAAACATATTTGTTTATGTGGGAGAATATTTCGTAATCCCTATACATTGTTTATGCATAAAAAAACATGTACTTTTACAAATGATGTGAAGCAACCAGTAATAGAAAGTAATGTAAATAGAAAAAGTCGATATGATACAAGAAGTGGTTCTGGTAGAGATTCTGGGCTTGGAATTAACATAACAATAAAGAGAAAGGATGATTCTTATGAAATTATTGACAAAGATAATACAAGTGAAGATAATGTTACAAGTTTACAATTACAAGATATCAATCATCCAAAAGACTTTAATGTGTCTAATGAAGTTCTAAAATTATCTAAATATAGTGAGAAACATAGTATTTTGAAGATCCAATCTGCTgatgaaaatattgatattgaCATTGAAGAAGATTCACAAACCAATTCTTGTAATGATATTTCTTGTTCCTCAAGTGAAATAGTAAGTAATTTGTGCAAAGAAGAAAAGCAACAAGAAACGAAAACAGAACCAAATGATATATCTTACAAAAAGGATGTTAAGTCAAAACTTGGCAAACAATCTAATAGTGTTACAGTAAATTTTGctaaaagatataatatttgTGTATGTGGTTCTAAATTTTATACTAAGAAAGCTCTCGAGATTCATACTAATAAACATCATTCAAGATCACAACTGTTATGTGGATACTGTAAAATTAGTCTTCCTGATGCTATTGCATGGAATAAGCATTGGTGTTCTGTTAATGAAGGAAAACGGTTTATATTTGTACCAATGGAGCTTAAGTGTCATCATTGCAGTGACATTCTAAACACAtataaaaagtttgatgaacATATTAAGCATAAACATTTTGATCCTGTAGTACCATTTCAATGTTTTTATTGTTCTAAACGATTCTCTAATACCACATCTCGTAAAATACATTTTGATACTGATCATGAAGTAACCACCTGTTCTATATGTAATAACAAATGTTATGATGTTATGAAGTCCAGGCATGAAGCATATCATTATGGACTTGGATTTCCTTGTCATTATTGTAAAAGAACTTACGGCAGTAGAAAGTATTTGTTAAGACATATGAGAAGAGTTCCTCATCATTCATTGTTGTCATCAATGGAAAGTATCATAAACTAA
- the LOC100645941 gene encoding 40S ribosomal protein S24, which produces MTEGAVTIRTRKFMSNRLLCRKQMVVDVFHPGHSSVRKTEIREKLAKMYKVMPDVVFVFGFQTNFGGGKSTGFALIYDTLDFAKKFEPKYRLARHGLFEKQKQTRKQRKERKNRMKKVRGTKKSKVGAASKK; this is translated from the exons ATG ACGGAAGGTGCTGTTACGATTAGAACCAGAAAATTCATGAGCAATCGGTTATTATGCCGAAAACAAATG GTTGTGGATGTATTTCATCCAGGACATTCATCAGTACGAAAAACAGAAATACGTGAAAAATTAGCTAAAATGTACAAAGTTATGCCAGATGTAGTTTTTGTGTTCGGTTTCCAAACTAATTTTGGTGGTGGGAAATCAACTGGATTTGCACTGATCTATGATACATTGGATTTTGCAAAAAAATTTGAACCTAAATACAGGTTAGCTAGGCATGGACTATTTGAAAAACAAAAACAGACAAGAAAGCAGCGAAAAGAACGTAAAAACAGAATGAAGAAGGTTAGGGGTACAAAGAAGAGTAAAGTAGGAGCTGCATCTAAAAAG taa
- the LOC100645826 gene encoding uncharacterized protein LOC100645826, giving the protein MCVLITILLLATCDLSTSTEIYNRENNRLQIGFQNAKFFLEIQDWLFKLKNQIHERLFGLTTTSAPPLTIEILNIDKFELQKAIKNHGWHLLNLSILSFDPNQDWGFRIGDWYFIQKGFNHNGYEDSSNELNFQTPSTIEPKDTTKIETEQIFDFTNAPEVTESSQTISSITTPVTQQIDPQTTIRNTEQIDSSESSLLTMKGLEESETDSDFVHKGSVEVLMR; this is encoded by the exons ATGTGTGTTCTTATTACTATTTTACTACTTGCTACTTGTGATCTATCTACATCAACTGAAATTTATAATAGAG AAAATAATAGATTACAAATAGGTTTCCAAAATGCTAAATTTTTTCTGGAGATACAAGATTGGCTGTTTAAATTGAAAAACCAAATTCACGAACGATTATTTGGATTAACAACTACGTCAGCGCCTCCTTTgacaattgaaatattaaacataGATAAGTTTGAATTACAAAAGGCAATAAAAAATCATGGATGGCATCtgttaaatttat CCATCTTATCTTTTGACCCTAATCAAGACTGGGGATTCCGTATTGGTGACtggtattttatacaaaaaggaTTTAATCACAATGGATATGAAGATAGTtctaatgaattaaattttcaaacgccAAGTACCATTGAGCCAAAAGACACGACTAAAATAGAGACTGAACAGATTTTTGACTTTACAAATGCTCCAGAAGTTACGGAATCATCGCAAACGATTTCATCTATAACCACACCTGTGACGCAACAAATTGATCCGCAAACAACGATACGAAACACTGAACAGATTGATTCTTCCGAGAGCTCATTATTAACAATGAAAGGGTTGGAAGAGAGTGAAACCGATAGCGACTTTGTTCACAAAGGGTCTGTAGAAGTTCTTAtgagataa